In a single window of the Lacerta agilis isolate rLacAgi1 chromosome 15, rLacAgi1.pri, whole genome shotgun sequence genome:
- the TAX1BP3 gene encoding tax1-binding protein 3 → MARLGRVGPLFAFCSVGGERVRRGARGGKAEARPAGAMSYIPGQPVTAVVQRVEIHKLRQGENLILGFSIGGGIDQDPTQNPFSEDKTDKGIYVTRVTEGGPAEVAGLQVGDKIMQVNGWDMTMVTHDQARKRLTKRNEEVVRLLVTRHSLQKAVRESMMS, encoded by the exons ATGGCCCGGCTGGGTCGGGTCGGGCCGCTGTTCGCCTTTTGTTCCGTGGGAGGCGAGAGAGTGAGGCGCGGCGCCCGAGGCGGGAAGGCCGAGGCCAGGCCAGCGGGGGCTATGTCGTACATCCCCGGTCAGCCGGTCACGGCCGTGGTG cAAAGGGTCGAAATCCACAAGCTCCGCCAGGGGGAAAACCTGATCCTGGGCTTCAGCATTGGAGGCGGCATTGACCAGGACCCCACGCAGAATCCCTTCTCGGAGGACAAGACTGACAAG GGCATTTATGTGACCAGAGTGACGGAAGGTGGCCCCGCCGAAGTGGCCGGCCTCCAGGTCGGAGACAAGATCATGCAG GTGAATGGCTGGGATATGACGATGGTGACCCACGACCAAGCCCGGAAGAGGCTGACCAAGAGGAACGAGGAAGTGGTCCGCCTCCTGGTGACCAGGCACTCCCTACAGAAAGCTGTGCGGGAGTCCATGATGTCCTAA
- the EMC6 gene encoding ER membrane protein complex subunit 6 codes for MANAVIAKRDGPQFISEAAVRGNAAILDYCRTSVSALSGATAGILGLTGLHGFIFYFLASALLSILLVLKAGRRWSKYFKTRRPLFTGGLIGGLFTYVLFWTFLYGMVHVY; via the coding sequence ATGGCCAATGCCGTGATCGCCAAGCGGGATGGCCCCCAGTTCATCAGTGAAGCCGCCGTCCGAGGGAACGCAGCCATTTTGGATTACTGCCGGACGTCAGTCTCTGCCCTCTCGGGAGCGACCGCTGGAATCCTGGGCCTGACTGGCCTTCACGGCTTCATCTTCTACTTCCTGGCCTCTGCCCTCCTCTCCATCCTGCTGGTGCTGAAAGCCGGGCGGCGGTGGAGCAAGTACTTTAAAACCCGAAGGCCCCTTTTCACCGGAGGGCTGATTGGGGGTCTCTTCACATATGTCCTCTTCTGGACTTTCCTCTATGGCATGGTACATGTTTACTAG